A window of Calypte anna isolate BGI_N300 chromosome W, bCalAnn1_v1.p, whole genome shotgun sequence contains these coding sequences:
- the LOC115600057 gene encoding LOW QUALITY PROTEIN: uncharacterized protein LOC115600057 (The sequence of the model RefSeq protein was modified relative to this genomic sequence to represent the inferred CDS: inserted 1 base in 1 codon) produces the protein MVINALKEVKAEAEAAVTAIAALLPSASVDTTAPPSEAGSDVVLKAPPLLTPLPEGGNNNLAIKGMTGKSHHSIAEFLSDIGPEEEKEAPTPSTERNQFSGDPDGTPEAAGAVHVLIHSKSRHQVIPGGDINPCPTPRPTDDHKVEERTFLRPLDIKFGGKEFDHQFLYMPNSPESLLGRDLLSILQARIIFEKGRVKLEMPEENLAKLFVIKEVGGEEIPQEIEQAVVPWVWETGTPGKSKAAVPVVVELKEGAQPVRIRQYPISLEARKGIAPMITQFLDLGILQECESEFNTPIFPVKKPNGNYRLVQDLRAINLITKDIHPVVANPYTLLTSVSEKFQWFTVIDLKDAFFCIPLAPESRNIFAFEWENPDTGRKCQLTWTRLPQGFKSSPTIFGNQLAKELEEWKITQVKDSPFSYVVLQYVDDIFLGTTEQGLCLKLTIGLLNMLGRAGYRVSREKAQLVKQKVIYLGCEISQGVRRLGVNRIQAICAIPVPVIXQELRSFLGMIGWCRLWFPDFGLTAKPLYEVVKEPRFKWGPTEDKAFWELKQALKEAPALGLPDLTKDFQLYLHERQKLALGVLTQKLGSWKRPVGYFSKQLDSVSGGWPGCLRAVAATVILIQEARKLTLGKHMTVYVPHMVITVLEQKGGHWLSSSRMLQYQAQLREQDDVELKITNHLNPAEFLRSTQEEGELEHDCVEVIEQVYASRKDLKDEPLPDPDWELFTDGSSFVEKGTRYAGYAVVTLQQIVEAKALPPGTSAQKAEIWALIRALVLSQGKKVNIWTDSKYAFGVVHVHGALWKERGLLNSQGSSIKHREEIIMLLEAIYKPSAVAVMHVKGHRNNPGKEFQGNRQVQMGKLQVGPQPGDYWQIDFSELPKAQTYKYLLVYVCTFSGWPEAFPCRTNQAKEVVKTLLKEIIPRFGVPLGISSDRGPHFTAGIVQEISVILGITWNLHTPWRPQSSGKVERMNQTLKNQIKKICQEAKIQWPQALPLALLKVRIKPRERIGVS, from the exons ATGGTGATAAATGCCCtaaaagaagtaaaagctgAGGCGGAAGCTGCTGTCACCGCCATTGCAGCGCTTCTGCCAAGCGCTAGCGTTGATACTACAGCACCACCATCAGAAGCAGGATCCGATGTTGTCCTCAAAGCGCCTCCGCTACTCACCCCTCTTCCTGAGGGTGGAAACAACAACCTTGCCATCAAAGGCATGACAGGAAAGTCGCACCATTCCATAGCTGAGTTTCTGTCAGATATCGGgccggaggaagaaaaagaagcacctACTCCGAGCACCGAAAGAAAC CagttttctggcgacccagatgggactccggAGGCGGCTGGGGCGGTTCACGTGCTGATCCACTCCAAAAGccggcaccaggtgattcctggaggagacatcaaccCGTGCCCGACCCCGCGCCCGACGGACGACCATAAG GTTGAAGAAAGGACATTCCTGCGGCCACTCGATATAAAGTTTGGAGGAAAGGAATTTGATCATCAATTTTTGTATATGCCAAACAGCCCGGAGTCTCTGCTCGGGAGAGACCTGCTTTCAATATTACaggcaagaataatttttgaaaagggtAGAGTAAAACTAGAAATGCCAGAGGAAAACCTAGCAAAATTGTTTGTAATTAAAGAAGTAGGGGGGGAAGAGATACCACAGGAAATAGAACAAGCAGTCGTGCCAtgggtttgggaaacagggaccccaggtaaatcaaaagcggCAGTACCAGTAGTAGTGGAATTAAAGGAAGGGGCCCAACCAGTAAGGATACGGCAGTACCCCATTAGCCTAGAAGCTAGAAAGGGGATAGCCCCAATGATAACTCAATTTTTGGATTTAGGGATTctgcaggagtgtgaatctgaattcaacactcctatcttcccggtcaaaaagcctaatggtaattacaggttagtgcaggacttaagggcaattaatttaatcaccaaagatatacatcctgtagtggcaaatccgtacacattgttaacatctgtttctgagaaatttcaatggtttacagtaattgatttaaaagatgccttcttctgcatacccctggcacctgaaagtaggaacatttttgcatttgaatggGAGAACCCCGACACGGGACGAAAGTGCCAActcacatggaccaggcttccccaaggatttaaatcctcgcccaccatattcggtaaccagctggccaaggaacttgaggaatggaagattaCCCAGGTAAAAGACTCGCCTTTCTCTTATGTGGTGTTGCAGTATGTGGATGACattttcctgggtaccacagaacagggtctctgcctcaaattaaccattggACTATTGAATATGCTGGGACGGGCTGGATAccgggtatccagagaaaaggcacagctggtcaaacaaaaggtcatctatctaggatgtgaaatttcgcagggggttcgtcgtttgggagtaaatcgcatacaagccatatgtgcaattccagtacccGTAA AccaggaactaagatcttttctaggaatgatcggctggtgtcgactgtggttccccgactttgggctgacagccaaaccactgtatgaggttgtgaaggaaccgagatttaagtggggacccacggaagataaagcattttgggagttaaaacaggccctcaaggaagcacctgccctgggtcTACCGgatctaaccaaggactttcaaTTGTATttacatgaaaggcaaaagttagccttgggggtgctcactcagaaactggggtcttggaaaagaCCGGTTGgatacttttctaaacaattggactcagtaagtgggggatggccaggatgcctaagagcagtggcagccacagtaatcctgatccaagaagcacgtaagctaacattgggcaagcacatgacagtttatgtaCCTCATATGGTCAtcacagtattggaacaaaaggggggccattggctctcatcgagcaggatgctccaataccaggcccaattgagggaacaggatgatgtggagctgaaaataacaaatcaccttaacccagcagaattcctcaggtccacccaggaagaaggagagctggaacatgactgcGTGGAAGTAATCGAACAAGTGTACGCCAGccggaaggacctgaaggatgagccactgccAGACCCTGATTGGGAATTGTTCACGGACGGatccagctttgtggaaaaaggtaCCAGGTATGCCGGGTATGCAGTGGTTACCTTGCAGCAGAtagtggaagcaaaagcattgcCCCCGGGCACGTCAGcgcagaaagcagaaatttgggCCCTGATAAGAGCCCTGGTATTGAGTCAAGGGAAGAAAGTTAACATATGGACTGATTCCAAATATGCATTTGGAGTAGTACATGTGCATGGGGCTTTATGGAAGGAGCGGGGACTTCTTAATTCGCAGGGGTCGTCAATCAAACACAGGGAAGAGATAATTATGTTACTGGAAGCAATTTACAAACCATCGGCAGTTGCAGTGATGCACGTCAAAGGACATCGGAACAATCCAGGAAAAGAGTTCCAGGGAAATCGACAA gtacaaatgggCAAGTTacaggtaggtccccaaccaggagattattggcaaatagacttttctgagttaccaaaagcccaAACATACAAAtatctgttggtgtatgtgtgcacattctCGGGgtggccagaagctttcccttgtAGGACTaatcaggcaaaggaagtggtaaaaacactcttgaaagaaatcatccctagatttggggtgccgTTAGGGATATCATCTGATAggggtcctcatttcactgcagggattgtgcaggagatttctgtaatactagggataacttggaatctgcacacgccctggagaccccaatcaagtggtaaggtagagcggatgaatcaaacattgaaaaaccaaattaagaaaatttgtcaagaagcaaaaatccagtggccgCAGGCATTGCCTTTGGCTCTGTTAAAagttaggattaaaccaagggaaaggataggggtaagt